One window of Triticum dicoccoides isolate Atlit2015 ecotype Zavitan chromosome 5A, WEW_v2.0, whole genome shotgun sequence genomic DNA carries:
- the LOC119303969 gene encoding benzoate--CoA ligase, peroxisomal-like — protein sequence MDQLPKLAANYAPLSPVGFLPRANAVYGDRASLVYGRVRFTWSQTHERCRRLASTLLLTLGVRRNDVVSVLAPNVPALYEMHFAVPMAGAVLNTVNTRLDAAAVAAILRHAEAKLFFVDYDYVRLASDALQLIAAAGAPVPLVAVIDDLDRPTGVRLGELEYEALVAHGDPTVELPELQDEWDAVTLNYTSGTTSAPKGVVYSHRGAYLSTTSLLMSWEVGTEPVYLWTLPMFHCNGWTFTWGMAARGGVNVCIRENRPAEVYRAIARYGVTHMCCAPVVFNILLEGGDATARLAKPVNVLTGGAPPPAALLERVEKIGFNVTHAYGLTEATGPALACEWRAQWDNLPISERARLKARQGVSVLSLADADVVTDDAAMARVPRDGKTMGEIVLRGSSIMKGYLNNPEANEKAFRGGWFMTGDVGVVHPDGYIEIKDRSKDVIISGGENICSKEVEEALFRHPAVADAAVVAMPHAHWGETPCAFVVAKDKAAGVCEDDVMAFCRKRMARFMVPKKVVVWDVLPRNALGKVEKVKLREEARKLVPAVAVAPPAQKTKGKPTTKTVGGGRRDEHPVEQVMAMSRL from the coding sequence ATGGACCAGCTCCCCAAGCTCGCGGCCAACTACGCGCCTCTCAGCCCGGTGGGCTTCCTGCCGCGCGCCAATGCCGTCTACGGCGACCGCGCCTCCCTCGTCTACGGCCGCGTGCGCTTCACCTGGAGCCAGACCCAcgagcgctgccgccgcctcgcctccaCCCTGCTCCTCACCCTCGGCGTCCGCAGGAACGACGTCGTCTCCGTGCTCGCGCCCAACGTGCCGGCCCTCTACGAGATGCACTTCGCGGTGCCCATGGCCGGCGCCGTCCTCAACACCGTCAACAcccgcctcgacgccgccgccgttgccgccatcctCCGCCACGCCGAGGCCAAGCTCTTCTTCGTTGACTATGATTACGTGCGCCTCGCCAGCGACGCGCTCCAGCTGATCGCCGCTGCCGGCGCGCCCGTGCCGCTCGTCGCCGTCATCGACGACCTCGACCGCCCCACCGGCGTCCGCCTCGGCGAGCTCGAGTACGAGGCGCTTGTCGCGCATGGTGATCCCACGGTCGAGCTCCCGGAGCTGCAGGACGAGTGGGACGCGGTCACGCTGAACTATACGTCCGGCACCACGTCCGCGCCCAAGGGCGTGGTCTACAGCCACCGCGGCGCTTACCTCAGCACCACCAGTTTGCTCATGTCCTGGGAGGTGGGCACCGAGCCGGTCTATCTGTGGACGCTCCCCATGTTCCACTGCAACGGCTGGACCTTCACCTGGGGcatggcggcgcgcggcggcgtcaACGTCTGCATCCGCGAGAACCGCCCCGCTGAGGTCTACCGCGCCATCGCCCGCTACGGCGTCACCCACATGTGCTGCGCGCCCGTCGTCTTCAACATCCTCCTCGAGGGCGGCGACGCCACCGCGCGGCTCGCCAAGCCCGTCAACGTCCTCACCGGCGGCGCCCCGCCGCCGGCCGCGCTGCTGGAGCGCGTCGAGAAAATCGGCTTCAACGTCACGCACGCCTACGGGCTCACCGAGGCCACGGGGCCCGCGCTGGCGTGCGAGTGGCGCGCCCAGTGGGACAACCTGCCGATCTCGGAGCGCGCGCGCCTCAAGGCCCGGCAGGGCGTCAGCGTGCTCTCCCTCGCCGACGCCGACGTCGTCACCGACGACGCCGCGATGGCCAGGGTGCCGCGGGACGGGAAGACGATGGGGGAGATCGTGCTCCGAGGCAGCAGCATCATGAAGGGGTACCTCAACAACCCGGAGGCGAACGAGAAGGCGTTCAGGGGCGGGTGGTTCATGACAGGCGACGTCGGCGTGGTGCACCCGGACGGGTACATCGAGATCAAGGACAGGTCCAAGGACGTGATCATCTCCGGCGGCGAGAACATCTGCAgcaaggaggtggaggaggcgctgTTCCGGCACCCGGCCGTGGCCGACGCGGCGGTGGTGGCCATGCCGCACGCGCACTGGGGCGAGACGCCGTGCGCGTTCGTGGTGGCGAAGGACAAGGCGGCCGGGGTCTGCGAGGACGACGTGATGGCCTTCTGCCGCAAGCGCATGGCGCGCTTCATGGTGCCCAAGAAGGTGGTGGTCTGGGACGTCCTCCCGAGGAACGCGCTGGGCAAGGTCGAGAAGGTGAAGCTACGGGAGGAGGCCCGGAAGCTGGTGCCGGCCGTGGCAGTGGCGCCGCCGGCGCAGAAGACGAAGGGGAAGCCGACGACGAAGACGGTCGGCGGCGGGCGCCGGGACGAGCACCCGGTGGAGCAAGTCATGGCCATGTCAAGGCTATAG